In Stigmatopora nigra isolate UIUO_SnigA chromosome 18, RoL_Snig_1.1, whole genome shotgun sequence, one genomic interval encodes:
- the LOC144211393 gene encoding ATP synthase F(0) complex subunit f, mitochondrial, whose protein sequence is MEARKHNPSGRSLGQVTLGDLPGWLARRTPQRPRDAVNMVQKGWQWYFRKYIDVRKGGVGGVGMLLAGYCVLSYVWTYPHLKQDRWRKYH, encoded by the exons ATGGAAGCAAGGAAGCACAACCCCTcag GGCGAAGCCTGGGTCAGGTGACCCTGGGGGACCTTCCTGGGTGGCTGGCTCGCAGGACTCCACAGCGTCCACGAGATGCTGTCAATATGGTGCAGAAAG GCTGGCAATGGTACTTCAGGAAGTACATCGACGTGAGGAAAGGCGGTGTGGGTGGCGTTGGGATGCTATTGGCAGGATACTGTGTACTCAGCTATGTATGGACTTACCCGCATTTGA aACAGGATCGCTGGAGGAAGTACCATTaa
- the bicral gene encoding BRD4-interacting chromatin-remodeling complex-associated protein-like isoform X2, whose amino-acid sequence MDDEDDRHLLDILGDVDALNDYLHGNNSKSIEEDDVANAAYGSDTSFFAGDAANARLKDGSSTMAGFDADPTGDGLQLSSGLSFIEDHLGVGSPPGGGVDLGEEQPFDILQKSLLEADITEQTLAQEALLDTQPAPTLVQAPVPFSSQLVSAGYGGGAGATAAPAATTLPAGQFLQGVSPLPNGSAQHIQLLGSFGTGSGVVTLSGLERTPQIVLRAAGPVAATGAPSPAPQVFAPNQGHLSQVGFKNIPLQNVIIQRGPGGTQTLIRPIQPKPHQAVFSLQPATPTLASVTTNATANGALLVDQQQAQTNVQAGQFLLPGHLAIHNGPAAEMASQKHPTQAGGQLLVNHGDPAQTRKAVACAPGRLSLVSQGQFTGSPVQRLLVTTTPNCTSLSPLPNAAAPAQEHRQNASGAAVKQAQLSAQKRPAPAPLTKGGMILQQLREHHERVDTPDRRHFASFGDVLHRLLPFHVFQGAPPSHEEFSQVDEEFESVATHVLTKTQVMINKYRRLLLTESEHSSPSSEMVMIDRTFNQEERHCLTQDKRMLLVDPDAFLEDFCCGLKSKRLPDPAPSPPPSPPADSSEPAFRTDSPPGFGDPGGGGGDQLRVSKSVSEARQGSHASSTAAARGPDTDSALEAAVNSILEC is encoded by the exons ATGGATGATGAGGATGACCGCCATCTTCTGGATATTTTAGG AGATGTGGACGCATTGAATGACTATCTTCACGGCAACAACAGCAAGTCC ATTGAGGAGGACGACGTAGCCAACGCTGCATACGGCTCAGACACATCTTTCTTTGCGGGTGACGCT gccAACGCCCGACTCAAAGATGGTTCCTCGACAATGGCTGGCTTCGACGCGGACCCGACGGGAGACGGCCTCCAGCTCTCTAGCGGCCTTTCCTTCATTGAGGACCACCTGGGAGTGGGGAGCCCCCCCGGAGGCGGCGTGGACCTCGGCGAAGAGCAGCCATTCGACATCCTGCAAAAGTCCCTGCTGGAGGCTGACATCACGGAGCAGACTTTGGCACAGGAGGCCTTGCTGGACACCCAGCCTGCACCCACCTTGGTGCAGGCCCCTGTGCCCTTCTCCTCCCAGTTGGTCTCAGCGGGCTATGGGGGCGGTGCGGGCGCTACGGCGGCTCCGGCGGCCACCACATTACCGGCCGGACAATTCCTCCAGGGTGTCTCGCCATTACCCAACGGCTCGGCGCAGCACATCCAACTCCTGGGCTCCTTCGGGACGGGGAGCGGAGTCGTGACCCTGAGCGGTCTGGAAAGAACTCCCCAGATCGTGCTGAGGGCGGCCGGCCCAGTGGCCGCGACGGGGGCGCCATCCCCGGCCCCCCAGGTTTTCGCCCCAAACCAGGGCCATCTGAGCCAAGTGGGCTTCAAGAACATTCCCCTCCAGAACGTCATCATCCAAAGAGGTCCGGGAGGGACGCAGACTCTCATCAGGCCCATTCAGCCAAAACCGCATCAGGCGGTCTTCAGCCTCCAACCCGCCACGCCCACTTTGGCGAGCGTGACCACCAACGCCACGGCCAATGGCGCTCTGCTGGTGGATCAGCAGCAAGCGCAAACTAATGTCCAAGCGGGACAGTTTTTGTTGCCCGGTCACTTGGCCATCCACAATGGCCCCGCCGCCGAAATGGCGTCGCAAAAACATCCGACGCAAGCCGGAGGTCAGCTCCTCGTCAATCACGGCGATCCGGCGCAAACACGGAAAGCCGTGGCATGCGCCCCCGGACGGCTATCTCTGGTCAGCCAGGGGCAGTTCACCGGCAGCCCCGTGCAGCGTCTCCTAGTGACGACAACGCCCAACTGCACGTCTTTGTCGCCTTTACCCAACGCGGCGGCGCCGGCGCAAGAGCACAGACAG AATGCATCAGGAGCTGCTGTCAAACAGGCACAGCTCAGTGCACAAAAGAGGCCCGCCCCCGCGCCGCTGACTAAAGGAGGAAT gaTTTTACAGCAGCTGAGGGAGCATCACGAGCGGGTGGACACGCCCGACCGGCGACACTTTGCATCATTCGGAGATGTCTTGCACAGGCTCCTCCCCTTTCACGTGTTCCAAGGTGCGCCGCCCAGCCACGAGGAGTTCTCGCAAG TGGATGAAGAGTTTGAGTCCGTGGCCACTCACGTCTTGACCAAGACGCAGGTCATGATCAATAAATATAGACGACTGCTTTTGACTGAATCGGAG CATTCCAGTCCTTCGTCGGAAATGGTGATGATCGACAGGACCTTCAATCAAGAAGAACGCCACTGCTTGACGCAAGACAAGCGCATGCTTCTTGTGGATCCAG ACGCTTTCTTGGAGGACTTCTGCTGCGGGCTGAAGTCCAAACGTTTGCCAGACCCCGCCCCCTCTCCTCCGCCATCGCCGCCCGCCGACTCGAGCGAGCCGGCGTTTAGGACAGACTCGCCACCCGGCTTTGGTGACCCGGGAGGAGGGGGCGGAGACCAACTCCGGGTTTCCAAAAGCGTCTCGGAGGCGCGGCAAGGTAGCCACGCCTCTTCAACGGCGGCGGCGAGGGGCCCGGATACGGACTCGGCTCTGGAGGCGGCCGTTAACAGCATCCTGGAATGTTAA
- the LOC144211390 gene encoding guanine nucleotide-binding protein subunit alpha-13, whose translation MADFLPSRSVLKVCLPVCLLNSGEVEQVRRSKEIDRRLSREKTYVKRLVKILLLGAGESGKSTFLKQMRIIHGQDFDQRAREDFRATIYSNVIKGIRVLVDAREKLHIPWGDPNNQQRGDKLMAFDTRSAKMARGQLETPVFLQYLPAIRALWADGGIQNAYDRRREFQLGESVKYFLDNLDKLGELNYLPSQQDILLARKPTKGIHEYDFELKNVPFKMVDVGGQRSERRRWFECFDSVTSILFLVSSSEYDQVLMEDRQTNRLCESLNIFETIVNNRVFANVSIILFLNKTDLLEEKVKSVPLKDYFPEYRGAEHSLPDVQAFMVECFRAKRRDSTHKPLYHHFTTAINTENIRLVFRDVKDTILHDNLKQLMLQ comes from the exons ATGGCGGATTTCCTGCCGTCTCGCTCCGTGCTCAAAGTGTGCCTTCCAGTGTGCCTGCTCAACAGCGGCGAGGTGGAGCAGGTCCGCCGCTCCAAGGAGATTGACCGGCGGCTCTCCCGGGAGAAAACCTACGTGAAGCGGCTAGTTAAGATCTTACTGCTGGGCGCGGGCGAGAGCGGCAAGTCGACGTTCCTCAAACAAATGCGGATCATTCACGGCCAGGACTTCGACCAGAGAGCCCGGGAGGACTTCCGAGCCACTATTTACAGCAACGTTATTAAGG GCATCCGCGTGCTAGTGGACGCCCGCGAAAAGCTGCACATCCCATGGGGCGACCCCAACAACCAGCAACGGGGCGACAAACTCATGGCGTTCGACACCCGCTCGGCCAAGATGGCGCGTGGGCAGCTGGAGACACCCGTCTTCCTGCAATACCTGCCCGCCATCCGAGCACTTTGGGCCGACGGCGGCATCCAGAACGCCTATGACCGGCGCCGCGAGTTCCAACTG GGCGAGTCTGTCAAGTATTTCTTGGATAATCTGGATAAGCTTGGTGAGCTG AATTACCTTCCAAGTCAGCAGGACATCCTCCTGGCACGAAAGCCCACCAAGGGAATCCACGAGTACGACTTTGAGCTGAAGAACGTCCCCTTCAAGATGGTGGACGTTGGCGGCCAGCGTTCGGAGCGGCGGCGTTGGTTCGAGTGCTTCGATTCAGTCACTTCcatcctcttcctcgtctcctCCTCCGAATACGACCAG GTTTTGATGGAAGACCGCCAGACCAACCGACTATGCGAGTCACTCAACATCTTCGAAACCATCGTCAACAACCGCGTTTTCGCCAACGTGTccatcatcctcttcctcaaCAAGACCGACCTGCTGGAGGAGAAAGTGAAAAGCGTGCCCCTCAAGGACTACTTCCCCGAGTACCGCGGGGCCGAGCACAGCCTGCCCGACGTGCAGGCCTTCATGGTGGAGTGCTTCCGGGCCAAGCGGCGCGACTCCACCCACAAGCCGCTCTACCACCACTTCACCACCGCCATCAACACGGAGAATATCCGGCTGGTGTTCCGGGACGTCAAGGACACCATTCTCCACGACAACCTCAAGCAGCTCATGCTTCAATGA
- the bicral gene encoding BRD4-interacting chromatin-remodeling complex-associated protein-like isoform X1, with amino-acid sequence MHSHGVMDDEDDRHLLDILGDVDALNDYLHGNNSKSIEEDDVANAAYGSDTSFFAGDAANARLKDGSSTMAGFDADPTGDGLQLSSGLSFIEDHLGVGSPPGGGVDLGEEQPFDILQKSLLEADITEQTLAQEALLDTQPAPTLVQAPVPFSSQLVSAGYGGGAGATAAPAATTLPAGQFLQGVSPLPNGSAQHIQLLGSFGTGSGVVTLSGLERTPQIVLRAAGPVAATGAPSPAPQVFAPNQGHLSQVGFKNIPLQNVIIQRGPGGTQTLIRPIQPKPHQAVFSLQPATPTLASVTTNATANGALLVDQQQAQTNVQAGQFLLPGHLAIHNGPAAEMASQKHPTQAGGQLLVNHGDPAQTRKAVACAPGRLSLVSQGQFTGSPVQRLLVTTTPNCTSLSPLPNAAAPAQEHRQNASGAAVKQAQLSAQKRPAPAPLTKGGMILQQLREHHERVDTPDRRHFASFGDVLHRLLPFHVFQGAPPSHEEFSQVDEEFESVATHVLTKTQVMINKYRRLLLTESEHSSPSSEMVMIDRTFNQEERHCLTQDKRMLLVDPDAFLEDFCCGLKSKRLPDPAPSPPPSPPADSSEPAFRTDSPPGFGDPGGGGGDQLRVSKSVSEARQGSHASSTAAARGPDTDSALEAAVNSILEC; translated from the exons ATGCACTCCCATG GTGTCATGGATGATGAGGATGACCGCCATCTTCTGGATATTTTAGG AGATGTGGACGCATTGAATGACTATCTTCACGGCAACAACAGCAAGTCC ATTGAGGAGGACGACGTAGCCAACGCTGCATACGGCTCAGACACATCTTTCTTTGCGGGTGACGCT gccAACGCCCGACTCAAAGATGGTTCCTCGACAATGGCTGGCTTCGACGCGGACCCGACGGGAGACGGCCTCCAGCTCTCTAGCGGCCTTTCCTTCATTGAGGACCACCTGGGAGTGGGGAGCCCCCCCGGAGGCGGCGTGGACCTCGGCGAAGAGCAGCCATTCGACATCCTGCAAAAGTCCCTGCTGGAGGCTGACATCACGGAGCAGACTTTGGCACAGGAGGCCTTGCTGGACACCCAGCCTGCACCCACCTTGGTGCAGGCCCCTGTGCCCTTCTCCTCCCAGTTGGTCTCAGCGGGCTATGGGGGCGGTGCGGGCGCTACGGCGGCTCCGGCGGCCACCACATTACCGGCCGGACAATTCCTCCAGGGTGTCTCGCCATTACCCAACGGCTCGGCGCAGCACATCCAACTCCTGGGCTCCTTCGGGACGGGGAGCGGAGTCGTGACCCTGAGCGGTCTGGAAAGAACTCCCCAGATCGTGCTGAGGGCGGCCGGCCCAGTGGCCGCGACGGGGGCGCCATCCCCGGCCCCCCAGGTTTTCGCCCCAAACCAGGGCCATCTGAGCCAAGTGGGCTTCAAGAACATTCCCCTCCAGAACGTCATCATCCAAAGAGGTCCGGGAGGGACGCAGACTCTCATCAGGCCCATTCAGCCAAAACCGCATCAGGCGGTCTTCAGCCTCCAACCCGCCACGCCCACTTTGGCGAGCGTGACCACCAACGCCACGGCCAATGGCGCTCTGCTGGTGGATCAGCAGCAAGCGCAAACTAATGTCCAAGCGGGACAGTTTTTGTTGCCCGGTCACTTGGCCATCCACAATGGCCCCGCCGCCGAAATGGCGTCGCAAAAACATCCGACGCAAGCCGGAGGTCAGCTCCTCGTCAATCACGGCGATCCGGCGCAAACACGGAAAGCCGTGGCATGCGCCCCCGGACGGCTATCTCTGGTCAGCCAGGGGCAGTTCACCGGCAGCCCCGTGCAGCGTCTCCTAGTGACGACAACGCCCAACTGCACGTCTTTGTCGCCTTTACCCAACGCGGCGGCGCCGGCGCAAGAGCACAGACAG AATGCATCAGGAGCTGCTGTCAAACAGGCACAGCTCAGTGCACAAAAGAGGCCCGCCCCCGCGCCGCTGACTAAAGGAGGAAT gaTTTTACAGCAGCTGAGGGAGCATCACGAGCGGGTGGACACGCCCGACCGGCGACACTTTGCATCATTCGGAGATGTCTTGCACAGGCTCCTCCCCTTTCACGTGTTCCAAGGTGCGCCGCCCAGCCACGAGGAGTTCTCGCAAG TGGATGAAGAGTTTGAGTCCGTGGCCACTCACGTCTTGACCAAGACGCAGGTCATGATCAATAAATATAGACGACTGCTTTTGACTGAATCGGAG CATTCCAGTCCTTCGTCGGAAATGGTGATGATCGACAGGACCTTCAATCAAGAAGAACGCCACTGCTTGACGCAAGACAAGCGCATGCTTCTTGTGGATCCAG ACGCTTTCTTGGAGGACTTCTGCTGCGGGCTGAAGTCCAAACGTTTGCCAGACCCCGCCCCCTCTCCTCCGCCATCGCCGCCCGCCGACTCGAGCGAGCCGGCGTTTAGGACAGACTCGCCACCCGGCTTTGGTGACCCGGGAGGAGGGGGCGGAGACCAACTCCGGGTTTCCAAAAGCGTCTCGGAGGCGCGGCAAGGTAGCCACGCCTCTTCAACGGCGGCGGCGAGGGGCCCGGATACGGACTCGGCTCTGGAGGCGGCCGTTAACAGCATCCTGGAATGTTAA
- the prph2a gene encoding peripherin-2a, translating to MALLKVTFDLKKRVKLAQSVWFLFWFAVMAGVLVFGMGLFFKIELRKRSELMDNNESHFLPNLLILVGLVACGINALGGKICYDSLDPSKFIKWKPMLKHFLIACVLFNVLLVVTALLCFIMRIPLQFTLAEGLRNGMRFYKDTDTPGRCYMKRTLDLMQIEFRCCGNDNYRDWFEIQWVSNRYLDFSAKEVKDRIGSNVDGQYLMDGVPFSCCNPSSPRPCIQHQMTNNTAHYSYDHYTEELNVWRSGCRDALLSYYGGMMTTIGLLVLLVTMLEVAVTAGLQYVDSSLSTLANPEDPESESEGWLLEKTVKETFTDIMAKMKAMGKGGKVEEGGEEGGVATVS from the exons ATGGCTCTACTAAAGGTCACATTCGATCTAAAAAAGCGGGTCAAGCTCGCCCAGAGCGTGTGGTTCCTCTTCTGGTTTGCCGTCATGGCCGGCGTGCTGGTCTTCGGCATGGGCCTCTTCTTCAAGATCGAACTGCGGAAACGCTCGGAATTGATGGACAACAACGAGAGCCATTTTTTGCCCAATCTGCTCATTCTGGTGGGCCTGGTGGCGTGCGGCATCAACGCCCTGGGCGGCAAGATCTGTTACGACTCGCTGGACCCTAGCAAGTTCATCAAGTGGAAACCCATGCTGAAGCATTTCCTGATAGCCTGTGTGCTTTTCAACGTCTTGTTGGTGGTGACGGCCTTGCTGTGCTTCATTATGCGCATCCCGCTACAGTTCACATTGGCCGAGGGTCTTCGCAATGGAATGCGCTTCTACAAGGACACGGACACGCCGGGGCGATGCTACATGAAGAGGACGCTGGACCTCATGCAGATCGAGTTCCGATGCTGTGGGAACGACAACTACCGGGATTGGTTCGAGATCCAGTGGGTTAGCAACCGCTATCTGGATTTCAGCGCTAAAGAGGTCAAAGA ccGCATCGGAAGCAACGTGGACGGCCAATACTTGATGGACGGCGTCCCCTTCAGCTGCTGTAACCCGAGCTCGCCGCGACCGTGCATCCAGCACCAAATGACCAACAACACGGCGCACTACAGCTACGACCACTACACCGAGGAGCTCAACGTGTGGAGGAGCGGTTGTCGTGATGCTCTCCTGTCCTACTATGGCGGCATGATGACCACCATCGGCCTCCTGGTGCTGCTGGTCACCATGCTAGAG GTGGCGGTGACGGCGGGCCTGCAATACGTGGACAGCTCACTGTCCACTCTGGCTAACCCCGAAGACCCCGAGAGCGAAAGTGAGGGCTGGCTCTTGGAGAAGACGGTCAAGGAGACCTTCACCGACATCATGGCCAAAATGAAGGCCATGGGCAAAGGCGGCAAAGTGGAAGAAGGAGGCGAAGAGGGCGGCGTGGCCACCGTCAGCTGA
- the tbcc gene encoding tubulin-specific chaperone C has protein sequence MEAADEVADSESRSGAVKIKERLEKRHKGRLEDAERRKEAKDNHLVASENAEYFLSTFNEERVAIEELLCGCLGVDQKLATQRLEEVSGKMMHLQKFLNDSMMFLTPHDRRKAQVTIQKLQTCLSETREQVLPKKKFGFRGRTKASPATVEESTVSPPADRGTSQVDGSPAVAQCGFSNMRDAVLVKTAEEIHKEDVLLSHLSNCKVRLYGSPSTLHLKHIDGCEILCGPVATSVFVDYCEKSTLVLACQQLRTHNTQDTRVYLHVTSRAIVEDCHGIGFAPYSWSYPNLEEDLRAAGLDPERNNWDQVDDFNWLAAGTPSPNWAVIPEADRKPSWEA, from the coding sequence ATGGAGGCAGCCGATGAAGTGGCGGATTCGGAGAGCCGCAGCGGTGCCGTTAAGATAAAGGAGCGACTAGAAAAGCGCCATAAAGGGAGACTGGAGGACGCAGAGCGGCGAAAAGAGgcaaaggacaaccatttaGTTGCCAGTGAAAATGCCGAATACTTCCTCAGCACCTTTAATGAGGAACGGGTTGCAATCGAGGAACTGTTATGTGGCTGCTTGGGCGTGGACCAAAAGCTGGCGACGCAGAGACTTGAGGAGGTTTCGGGTAAAATGATGCATTTGCAAAAGTTCCTCAACGACAGCATGATGTTTCTTACTCCCCATGACCGGCGTAAAGCCCAAGTGACCATCCAGAAGCTGCAGACGTGTCTCAGCGAGACCAGAGAGCAGGTGCTTCCCAAGAAAAAATTCGGCTTTCGGGGTCGCACTAAAGCCTCTCCGGCCACCGTGGAGGAGTCTACTGTCTCTCCACCAGCAGATCGCGGCACTTCCCAAGTAGATGgatctccagctgtggcccaaTGCGGCTTTTCCAACATGCGCGACGCGGTCCTGGTAAAGACAGCTGAGGAGATCCATAAAGAAGACGTACTCTTGTCCCACTTGTCCAACTGCAAGGTCCGTTTGTACGGTTCACCAAGCACATTGCACCTGAAGCACATCGACGGCTGCGAGATCCTGTGCGGGCCTGTGGCTACCTCCGTCTTTGTGGACTACTGTGAGAAAAGCACCCTGGTTCTGGCCTGTCAGCAGCTGCGCACCCACAACACTCAAGACACCCGCGTTTACCTGCACGTCACCAGCCGCGCCATCGTGGAAGACTGCCACGGCATTGGCTTCGCCCCGTACTCTTGGTCCTACCCTAACCTGGAAGAGGACCTACGTGCGGCCGGATTGGACCCGGAGAGGAACAACTGGGACCAGGTGGACGACTTCAACTGGTTGGCCGCGGGGACGCCGTCACCCAACTGGGCGGTTATTCCGGAAGCGGACCGCAAACCTTCTTGGGAAGCTTAA